The window CAACGCCTCCAGCCGCTCGGCGCCCTGCGCGGCGATGATGCAGAACTCGTTGCCGGCCGGGTCGCGGAGCACCCACCACCAGGTGTCGCCCTCCTCGAACCGGCCGACGCGCTGTGCACCCAACGCCTCCAGCCGCTCGGCTTCGGCGTCCGGATCGTCCGCGTAGGCGTCGAGGTGCAGGTGGTTGCTGTTGCCTGCGCCCGTCCGCTGGAAGGTGAGGTTCGGGTCCCGCCGCTGCGGGTCCTTCGCGCCGTTGTAGGAGTCCCACAGGTCGCGCCGCTCGTAGCCGAGCGCCGCCGCCCAGAACGCCGCGAGCGCGTCCGGGTCGGCACAGTCGACGGTGATGCCTCGCAGTCGGATCATCAGGCACGTCCGTTCGTCGAGGGCCGGCCGAGGCACTGGCTGAGGTGTGCGGCCGCGGCCGCCACCTGCTGTCCGGCCCAGGTGAGCCGACCGCGCAGCCGGTACGACGGCGCGGAGATGTTCAGCGCGGCGACGATGCCGCCGCCGTGGTCACGTACGGGCGCGGCCGCGGCGACGGAGTCGCTGTCGGACTCGCGGTCGACGGACGCGTACCCCCGGCTCCTGGCGCGGTGCAGCCGGCGAAGCAGTTCGTCCACGTTGTGTGGTGCGTTCGGGCCGAGGCCGTCGAACGGGACGCCGGCGACCGTCTCGCGTACCTCGTCGTCGGTGTAGTCGAACATCAGCACCCGGCCGGTGGCCGTGCAGTGCAGCGGCGACGTGCGGCCGACCCACCACACCGGCTCCACGCCGCGCTGCGGGCTCTCGCAGTGCACGGTCAGGGCCTCGCGGCCGCGCAGCACGCTGAGGTGGACGCGTTCGTGGACGACGTCCACCAGCCTGCGCATCACCGGCGGTGCCTGCTCACGCACCCGCTGGTCGCCGGCGCTCGCGGCGAGTGCGAAGAGTCGCCAACCCAGCCGGTGCTGTCCGTCCGGCAGCCGGTCCACCAGGCCCACCTCGACGAGCGAACGCAGCTGCCGGGAGACTATGGACTTGTCGCGTTGCAGCCGGCGCGCGAGCTCGGAGACACCCACCCCGCCACGCTCACCGCGTTGCGGGTCGGCAAGCTCCTCGAGGGTCGCCAGCAGCCGCGCCGCGGAGGTCTTCTCGCTGTCGGTCACGGGTCCATGCTGGACAGCGGAGACCGTCAGAACAACGATGGGTTGCGGCCACTGCAACCGCACTGGTCGATCGGTACGTCTCGACGGAATATCGAAGTATGCGACTCCCCTGGCAGCGTTCGGCCCAACTGCCCGCCCAAGCGTCCGTGGACGCCGGCTACGCCGCTCCGAGCAGCAGCTCCGCGGCCGCCGTACGTACCGCGAACGAACAGCTCCGCAGCATCACCCAACCCACAAGCGGCGGGGCGTACGGGTACCTGGGACTGCGCTCGCCCGCGCAGGCGGCCGAGGTGCTCAGCGGCCTGACGCAGCTGGCCGAGGCCTTGGAGCCGGCACTGAGCCAGGTGGACCGCTACCTCCGCAGGGAGGAACACTCCGGCCGCCTGGAGTCGGTCGACGGCCCGTTCGCCGGCGACGCCACCGCGGCCGTAGGCACCACGCACATGTGGCTGAGCGAGGCCGCCGTAGCCGCCGAGAAGCTCAGCCAGGCACTGGAGAACGCCCAGATAGCCACCGGCGGACTAGCCCGCCCCACCGACCGCTCACGGCAGTAACCGCCAGGGGCGGCACCGGGGACCAGGCCCGATCCACCGCCATCTCACGGCCATCAACGCACGGATCACCACCGACGGTCAGGCCCATCCCACCAACAGCTCAGGGCATTGGCCATCCGCCCCACCCGGCCACGGCCATGGCGGTCACCGTGGCCCCGGCCACCCGAGCCCGCCCCACCAACGACTCACAGCAGCAGCCATCCGCCCCACCGATGGCTCACGGCGGAGCCGTCCGGCTCAGGGGGTGAGGACCACGACCGTCCCAACCGGCGCCCCGGCCCGCCCCACCGACAGCCCACCACGGCAGCCATCCACCCCAACCGGCCAGGGCCAGGGCGGTCGCAACCGGCAGCCCCGGCCCACCGCTGGCTCGCGGCGGGGCCGTCCGGCTCAGGTGGTGAGGGCCATGGCCGTTGCCACTGCGGCGCCGGCGGTGAGGCTGACTACCGCGCCGGTCCACTGCAGGGCTGGGCGTTTCGGCTCGGTCCAGGGCAGCTCTCGCCAGCGTGTGACGGCTAGGTAGGCGCCGGTGCCGCACAGGGCGGCGCCGGCCAGCCAGCCGGCGAGGTTCAGCACGGTGGCCGAGCCGACGGCCAGGGCGATGGCGAACATCAGCACCGCCTCGCCGCCGGCGGCGAGGATGCGCGCCCGGTTCGGCGCCTTGCGCTTCTTCCGGCGCAAGCCGCCGAGACCGGCACCGAGCAGGGCCAGCCAGGCGGCCGGCGGCAGCAGCAGGCCGACCGCCGTGCCCAACAGATTCGGCGACGAACCCGTCTCCCCGGCGCCGGTCAGCAGCCGGACACCGAGATCGTCCACCGGCACGTAGGTGTTGCTGAGCACCACGACGACGCGTCCGGTCTCGCGGTCGAAGCCGACGAACGACATGCAGCCGCCGGCCGCACCGTTGTGCCAGACGATCTTGCCGCCGCCCTTCTTCGAGCTGGTCACCCAGGCGTAGCCGATCCGCTGCGAGCCGTCGGCCCGGTACCTCGGCTCTGCAGCGGACGCGCCCGGTGCCTTGCCCCGCATGACCTGGTCGGCGAACGTCGCCAGGTCCCCGACGTCCGACCACACGCCGGCGCCGGCCGGCGCGTCCCCTGAGCTGAGCCACGGCTGCATCCGCCGCCCGGTGTCGTCGTGGCCGGTCGCGACGTCGCCACGGACGTCGCTCATGCCATCCGGCACGGCCGTAGCGTCCATCCCCACCTGGCCGAGCACGCGCTGCCGCAGCAGGTCCGGGTACCGCACTCCCGTCTTCTCGGCCAGTACGTGGCCGAGAAGCGCGAAGCCGAGGTTGGAGTAGGCGTACTTCCCCACGGTCGGACGGTCGGCGGTGGCGGCCGTGCCGAGCACGTCCGCCGGCGTGGTGTCCGCGTACGGGTTCAGCCCGAGGAAGTTCAACCCGATCCCGTCGAAGTACGTGCCGGCGGACAGCGGCACCTTCGGCAGTCCCGAGCGGTGGCTGGCCAGCTCGGCGAGGGTCGCGTCGCCCACTCCACCCTTCGGCCAGTTCCTGTCCGGCAGCACCTCGCGCACCGTGTCGTCCGGCTCGACGACGCCGTCGGCCACCAGGTCGGCGAACAGCGACGCGGTCAACATCTTGGTCACCGAGCCGATCTCGAAGCGGGTGTCCGGCCGGACCGCGGCGTCGGTCCCGGTGTCACCCAGCCCGGCCTGCCGCAGCTCGCCGTCCTCGAGCACGGCCACCGCCAGCCCGATCCTGGACTGGCCGGCCGCGAGCTTCCTGACCTCGGCGGCCAGTGCGGCATCGCCTGTGGTCCAGCCGTCCAACCGGACCGGCCACGGCGCGCAGAGGGCACCGAGGACCAGCGCGGCGAGCACGGCCACGGCGAGCCAGAGCCTGGCGCCGCGCGTGCCGGGCAGGGTAGGTGTCAACGATCGGCTCCCATCACGATGGCGAGCAGCGGCACGACCCGCTGCGGAGGTACGGCGTAATGACCGCGACCGGCCTGCTTCAGCCAGCCGGCGGAGACCAGCTGGCGGAGATGGTGGTAGAGCTGACCGGACGTGCCGAACCGCTCGTCACCGGACAGCTCGTGCGTCGTACGCCGGCCGCGCAGGATCTCCTGCACGAGCGCGAGCCGCACGGGGTGCCCGAGCGCACCGAGGTTGGCCGCCAGCTCCGCCCAGTCCTGTCCGACCAGCGCGTCGACCGGGCGGCCCTCCTGCCACTCGTAGCTCTCCCCCTCGGCGAGCGTCACGGTGCCGGTGAACAGCACCGCACCCGGTGCGTCGACGAGCTGCTTCAACGCGTTCAGTGCCCAGAAGCGGTCGTCGGTCGCCACCTCGGCTGCCGGCTCGGCCCGACCTTCCAGGGCGGCGAGCCGCTGCTCGATCGCCGCCAACCGGTCGCGGGTCTCCTGATCCATTACTGAACTACGTTACTACGTATTTCCGTATTTCGCCACCACCATGTTCTCGCGGCACCGGGGCATGCACGCCCGCCGAGCCGGCCGTAAGGTGTGCGGTTGACGCCGGACGAAGATGGAGATCATGACGACGCAGGTGA of the Streptosporangiales bacterium genome contains:
- a CDS encoding MarR family transcriptional regulator; protein product: MTDSEKTSAARLLATLEELADPQRGERGGVGVSELARRLQRDKSIVSRQLRSLVEVGLVDRLPDGQHRLGWRLFALAASAGDQRVREQAPPVMRRLVDVVHERVHLSVLRGREALTVHCESPQRGVEPVWWVGRTSPLHCTATGRVLMFDYTDDEVRETVAGVPFDGLGPNAPHNVDELLRRLHRARSRGYASVDRESDSDSVAAAAPVRDHGGGIVAALNISAPSYRLRGRLTWAGQQVAAAAAHLSQCLGRPSTNGRA
- a CDS encoding helix-turn-helix domain-containing protein, with amino-acid sequence MDQETRDRLAAIEQRLAALEGRAEPAAEVATDDRFWALNALKQLVDAPGAVLFTGTVTLAEGESYEWQEGRPVDALVGQDWAELAANLGALGHPVRLALVQEILRGRRTTHELSGDERFGTSGQLYHHLRQLVSAGWLKQAGRGHYAVPPQRVVPLLAIVMGADR
- a CDS encoding VOC family protein, with product MIRLRGITVDCADPDALAAFWAAALGYERRDLWDSYNGAKDPQRRDPNLTFQRTGAGNSNHLHLDAYADDPDAEAERLEALGAQRVGRFEEGDTWWWVLRDPAGNEFCIIAAQGAERLEAL
- a CDS encoding serine hydrolase; protein product: MTPTLPGTRGARLWLAVAVLAALVLGALCAPWPVRLDGWTTGDAALAAEVRKLAAGQSRIGLAVAVLEDGELRQAGLGDTGTDAAVRPDTRFEIGSVTKMLTASLFADLVADGVVEPDDTVREVLPDRNWPKGGVGDATLAELASHRSGLPKVPLSAGTYFDGIGLNFLGLNPYADTTPADVLGTAATADRPTVGKYAYSNLGFALLGHVLAEKTGVRYPDLLRQRVLGQVGMDATAVPDGMSDVRGDVATGHDDTGRRMQPWLSSGDAPAGAGVWSDVGDLATFADQVMRGKAPGASAAEPRYRADGSQRIGYAWVTSSKKGGGKIVWHNGAAGGCMSFVGFDRETGRVVVVLSNTYVPVDDLGVRLLTGAGETGSSPNLLGTAVGLLLPPAAWLALLGAGLGGLRRKKRKAPNRARILAAGGEAVLMFAIALAVGSATVLNLAGWLAGAALCGTGAYLAVTRWRELPWTEPKRPALQWTGAVVSLTAGAAVATAMALTT